A single genomic interval of Armigeres subalbatus isolate Guangzhou_Male chromosome 1, GZ_Asu_2, whole genome shotgun sequence harbors:
- the LOC134205161 gene encoding N-acetylglucosamine-6-phosphate deacetylase, which produces MASERRLTQFRNCRLMREHQLIRDDLWVRDGKIIDPEKVFFDEKRQAHVQIDCNGAILAPGFIDLQINGGYGVDFSYDIATVEQGVAKVSKGLLTHGVTSYCPTLVTSPSDTYHTVLPKISKKPGGHHGATILGCHVEGPFINSSKKGAHPQDCIKEFDEGFKTLLDMYGSLDNICIVTLAPEKEGASEVIRELSNRGITVSVGHSMANLSDGEIAVQHGAKLITHLFNAMLPFHHRDPGLVGLLTTDNIPANKLVYFGIISDGVHTHPAALRIAYKTHPEGLILVTDAISAMGLTDGRHRIGQMDIEVRRGRAYVANTDTLCGSIAPMDECIRFFKKASNCSIEYALEAASLHPAKCIGIENQKGTLKYGADADFVILDDSLNVLSTWIAGECVYENTSVSSELKSKYQTNNIV; this is translated from the exons ATGGCTTCCGAGCGCCGATTAACACAGTTCAGGAACTGCAGGCTGATGCGAGAACATCAATTGATCCGGGATGACTTGTGGGTCCGGGATGGCAAAATAATCGACCCGGAAAAGGTGTTTTTCGACGAGAAACGACAAGCGCACGTTCAGATTGACTGCAATGGGGCAATATTGGCGCCAGGGTTCATAGATTTGCAAATCAACG GGGGATACGGCGTTGATTTTTCCTATGATATTGCAACTGTCGAACAAGGCGTTGCCAAGGTATCCAAAGGACTTCTTACACATGGCGTCACCTCATACTGCCCAACATTGGTCACATCACCATCGGACACATATCATACAGTACTACCGAAAATCTCCAAAAAACCTGGTGGACATCATGGTGCTACTATTTTGGGTTGCCACGTCGAAGGTCCATTCATCAACAGTAGCAAAAAGGGAGCGCACCCACAGGACTGCATTAAGGAGTTCGACGAA GGTTTCAAAACACTGTTAGACATGTACGGATCGCTTGACAACATCTGCATCGTAACACTTGCACCAGAGAAAGAAGGCGCATCAGAAGTAATTCGTGAACTGAGTAATCGCGGCATCACCGTATCGGTTGGTCACTCCATGGCTAATCTATCGGATGGTGAAATAGCGGTGCAACATGGAGCAAAGCTAATAACACATCTATTCAACGCAATGCTACCG TTCCATCATCGGGATCCCGGTTTAGTGGGGCTGCTGACTACGGATAACATTCCAGCAAATAAACTAGTCTACTTTGGCATCATTTCTGACGGAGTTCACACTCACCCAGCGGCATTAAGGATTGCTTACAAAACTCACCCTGAAGGACTGATACTGGTAACGGATGCTATTTCGGCAATGGGGTTGACTGATGGCAGACATAGAATCGGACAAATGGACATCGAGGTCCGTCGCGGACGGGCCTATGTCGCCAATACTGATACCCTTTGTGGAAGTATCGCACCGATGGATGAATGTATTCGGTTCTTTAAAAAAGCTTCAA attgctCTATCGAATACGCATTAGAGGCCGCCTCTTTGCATCCGGCAAAATGTATAGGAATCGAGAATCAAAAAGGCACACTCAAATATGGAGCTGATGCAGATTTTGTCATTTTGGACGATTCGTTGAATGTGCTATCCACATGGATCGCGGGAGAATGCGTGTATGAGAACACATCTGTGTCGTCGGAGTTGAAATCTAAATATCAAACAAATAATATTGTCTGA